A single region of the Gossypium arboreum isolate Shixiya-1 chromosome 12, ASM2569848v2, whole genome shotgun sequence genome encodes:
- the LOC108479975 gene encoding peptidyl-prolyl cis-trans isomerase CYP65 isoform X2, translating to MGKKQHSKDRMFITKTEWATEWGGAKSKENRTPFKRLPFYCCALTFTPFELPVCTKDGSVFDLMNVVPYIRKYGKHPVTGAPLKQEDLINLTFHKNSEGEYHCPVLNKVFTEYTHIVAVKTSGNVFCYEAIKELNIKTKNWKELLTDEPFTKEDIITIQNPNALDSKVTRDFDHVKNSLKVDDEELRKMSSDPTYNINVAGDIKQMLAELGTDKAKQAALLGGGGAKAQNERAAALTAILAARSRIKEDSKADANGESKSQPVFSIVDAASASVHGRSAAAAKAASSDKTAARIAMHMAGERAPVNAKMVKSRFTTGAASRSFTSTSYDPVTKNEFEYVKVEKNPKKKGYVQLHTTHGDLNIELHCDITPRTCENFLTLCDQGYYNGVAFHRNIRNFMIQGGDPTGTGRGGESIWGKPFNDELNSKLLHSRRGVVSMANSGPHTNGSQFFILYKSANHLNFKHTVFGGVVGGLTTLSAMEKVPVDDNDKPLEEIKIISVTVFVNPYLEPDEEEEKEKSNGDKAAEDEDNDKIGSWYSNPGTGTAESGAVGSGGVGKYLKARNTQTCALELGSK from the exons ATGGGAAAGAAACAGCACAGCAAAGATCGAATGTTCATAACGAAGACGGAGTGGGCTACCGAGTGGGGCGGCGCTAAATCCAAAGAAAATCGTACACCTTTCAAACGCCTTCCCTTCTATTGCTGCGC CCTTACATTCACGCCCTTCGAGTTGCCTGTATGCACGAAGGATGGCAGCGTCTTCGATTTAAT GAATGTAGTTCCCTATATAAGAAAGTATGGGAAGCATCCGGTTACTGGGGCTCCATTGAAGCAGGAGGATCTTATCAATCTTACTTTCCACAAGAACTCTGAag GGGAGTATCATTGTCCTGTGCTGAACAAAGTTTTTACCGAGTACACACACATAGTTGCTGTGAAGACTTCAGGAAATGTTTTCTGTTATGAG GCAATTAAAGAATTAAACATCAAGACCAAAAATTGGAAAGAGCTTCTTACAGATGAACCTTTCACTAAGGAAGATATAATTACAATTCAG AATCCTAATGCACTTGACAGTAAGGTTACCCGGGATTTTGATCATGTAAAAAATAGTTTGAAGGTTGATGATGAAG AACTAAGGAAAATGAGTTCAGATCCAACTTATAACATAAATGTTGCTGGGGATATCAAGCAGATGCTAGCAGAGCTTGGAACTGACAAAGCAAAGCAAGCTGCTCTGCTTGGAGGTGGTGGGGCCAAGGCTCAAAATGAGAGGGCTGCTGCTCTTACTGCCATTTTAGCTGCCAGGTCTCGCATTAAAGAGGATTCCAAGGCAGATGCAAATGGGGAGAGTAAAAGTCAACCTGTGTTTAGTATTGTAGATGCTGCATCTGCTTCAGTACATGGAAGAAGTGCTGCTGCAGCAAAAGCTGCATCAAGTGATAAAACTGCTGCTCGAATTGCTATGCACATGGCTGGAGAGAGGGCACCTGTGAATGCTAAGATG GTGAAGAGCCGTTTTACAACTGGTGCTGCTTCACGATCCTTTACTTCTACCTCCTATGATCCTGTTACCAAAAATGAATTTGAGTATGTTAAAGTTGAGAAAAATCCTAAAAAGAAAGGTTACGTTCAGCTGCATACAACACATGGTGATTTGAACATTGAGTTGCACTGTGATATTACTCCAAGGACATGTGAGAACTTCCTCACTCTTTGTGATCAAGGCTATTACAATGGAGTGGCCTTCCATAGAAACATTCG GAATTTCATGATTCAAGGTGGTGATCCAACTGGTACTGGGAGAGGAGGTGAATCTATCTGGGGGAAGCCTTTCAATGATGAACTTAACTCTAAGTTGCTTCACTCAAGGCGAGGTGTTGTTAGTATGGCCAACAGTGGCCCTCACACAAATGGTTCGCAGTTTTTCATTCTATACAAATCTGCAAATCATTTAAACTTCAAACATACTGTATTTGGTGGAGTTGTTGGTGGCTTGACGACACTGTCAGCTATGGAGAAGGTTCCTGTGGATGACAATGACAAACCTCTG GAAGAGATTAAAATAATTAGTGTCACAGTATTTGTAAATCCGTACTTGGAACCTGATGAAGAGGAAGAGAAAGAGAAGAGCAATGGTGACAAGGCAGCTGAGGATGAAGATAAT GATAAGATTGGGTCTTGGTATAGCAATCCAGGAACAGGAACAGCAGAATCCGGAGCCGTTGGTAGTGGTGGTGTTGGAAAGTACTTAAAGGCTAGGAACACCCAAA CATGTGCCTTGGAGCTTGGAAGCAAGTGA
- the LOC108479975 gene encoding peptidyl-prolyl cis-trans isomerase CYP65 isoform X1: protein MGKKQHSKDRMFITKTEWATEWGGAKSKENRTPFKRLPFYCCALTFTPFELPVCTKDGSVFDLMNVVPYIRKYGKHPVTGAPLKQEDLINLTFHKNSEGEYHCPVLNKVFTEYTHIVAVKTSGNVFCYEAIKELNIKTKNWKELLTDEPFTKEDIITIQNPNALDSKVTRDFDHVKNSLKVDDEELRKMSSDPTYNINVAGDIKQMLAELGTDKAKQAALLGGGGAKAQNERAAALTAILAARSRIKEDSKADANGESKSQPVFSIVDAASASVHGRSAAAAKAASSDKTAARIAMHMAGERAPVNAKMVKSRFTTGAASRSFTSTSYDPVTKNEFEYVKVEKNPKKKGYVQLHTTHGDLNIELHCDITPRTCENFLTLCDQGYYNGVAFHRNIRNFMIQGGDPTGTGRGGESIWGKPFNDELNSKLLHSRRGVVSMANSGPHTNGSQFFILYKSANHLNFKHTVFGGVVGGLTTLSAMEKVPVDDNDKPLEEIKIISVTVFVNPYLEPDEEEEKEKSNGDKAAEDEDNDKIGSWYSNPGTGTAESGAVGSGGVGKYLKARNTQSESATADTNITAISVTKKRKAAPGEFKDFSAW from the exons ATGGGAAAGAAACAGCACAGCAAAGATCGAATGTTCATAACGAAGACGGAGTGGGCTACCGAGTGGGGCGGCGCTAAATCCAAAGAAAATCGTACACCTTTCAAACGCCTTCCCTTCTATTGCTGCGC CCTTACATTCACGCCCTTCGAGTTGCCTGTATGCACGAAGGATGGCAGCGTCTTCGATTTAAT GAATGTAGTTCCCTATATAAGAAAGTATGGGAAGCATCCGGTTACTGGGGCTCCATTGAAGCAGGAGGATCTTATCAATCTTACTTTCCACAAGAACTCTGAag GGGAGTATCATTGTCCTGTGCTGAACAAAGTTTTTACCGAGTACACACACATAGTTGCTGTGAAGACTTCAGGAAATGTTTTCTGTTATGAG GCAATTAAAGAATTAAACATCAAGACCAAAAATTGGAAAGAGCTTCTTACAGATGAACCTTTCACTAAGGAAGATATAATTACAATTCAG AATCCTAATGCACTTGACAGTAAGGTTACCCGGGATTTTGATCATGTAAAAAATAGTTTGAAGGTTGATGATGAAG AACTAAGGAAAATGAGTTCAGATCCAACTTATAACATAAATGTTGCTGGGGATATCAAGCAGATGCTAGCAGAGCTTGGAACTGACAAAGCAAAGCAAGCTGCTCTGCTTGGAGGTGGTGGGGCCAAGGCTCAAAATGAGAGGGCTGCTGCTCTTACTGCCATTTTAGCTGCCAGGTCTCGCATTAAAGAGGATTCCAAGGCAGATGCAAATGGGGAGAGTAAAAGTCAACCTGTGTTTAGTATTGTAGATGCTGCATCTGCTTCAGTACATGGAAGAAGTGCTGCTGCAGCAAAAGCTGCATCAAGTGATAAAACTGCTGCTCGAATTGCTATGCACATGGCTGGAGAGAGGGCACCTGTGAATGCTAAGATG GTGAAGAGCCGTTTTACAACTGGTGCTGCTTCACGATCCTTTACTTCTACCTCCTATGATCCTGTTACCAAAAATGAATTTGAGTATGTTAAAGTTGAGAAAAATCCTAAAAAGAAAGGTTACGTTCAGCTGCATACAACACATGGTGATTTGAACATTGAGTTGCACTGTGATATTACTCCAAGGACATGTGAGAACTTCCTCACTCTTTGTGATCAAGGCTATTACAATGGAGTGGCCTTCCATAGAAACATTCG GAATTTCATGATTCAAGGTGGTGATCCAACTGGTACTGGGAGAGGAGGTGAATCTATCTGGGGGAAGCCTTTCAATGATGAACTTAACTCTAAGTTGCTTCACTCAAGGCGAGGTGTTGTTAGTATGGCCAACAGTGGCCCTCACACAAATGGTTCGCAGTTTTTCATTCTATACAAATCTGCAAATCATTTAAACTTCAAACATACTGTATTTGGTGGAGTTGTTGGTGGCTTGACGACACTGTCAGCTATGGAGAAGGTTCCTGTGGATGACAATGACAAACCTCTG GAAGAGATTAAAATAATTAGTGTCACAGTATTTGTAAATCCGTACTTGGAACCTGATGAAGAGGAAGAGAAAGAGAAGAGCAATGGTGACAAGGCAGCTGAGGATGAAGATAAT GATAAGATTGGGTCTTGGTATAGCAATCCAGGAACAGGAACAGCAGAATCCGGAGCCGTTGGTAGTGGTGGTGTTGGAAAGTACTTAAAGGCTAGGAACACCCAAAGTGAGTCTGCTACTGCTGATACCAACATAACAGCAATTTCTGTAACAAAGAAAAGGAAAGCCGCTCCTGGAGAATTTAAAGATTTTTCTGCTTGGTGA